A window of Nonomuraea angiospora genomic DNA:
GCCGGGACGAAGGTCTCGCGGAGCTCCGCGGTCGGCCGGTCGATCCACGTGTCCGCGACCGACACCGAGACCGTCAGGTACTGCCCCTCGCCGAGCCCGGCGACGCGGGTCTTGTCGAACACCCACTGCACGGGCGAGCCGGTGACCGCGACGAACGGCGCCCGCATGACGGGCCGGTCGTAGACCGCGTGGACGTTGATGATGGGGCTCGCGTCCAGTCTGCTCCATCCGTCCCGGCCGGGCGCGGCCTCTACGGGGACCAGCTTCGCGGCCTGCTCGTGGCGCGTCGCCACGACGACCGCCGACGCCCGGACCCGGACGCCGTCCACGACGACGGCCGGACCCGGCTCGATGGCCGTGACCTTCGCCGACAGGCGCACCGCGCCGCCGCACCGCGCGATGGCGGCCCTGGCGGCGCTGTCGTGCAGCTCGCCGAGCGGCACCAGGGGGATGCCCAGGTCAGCGGCGTCGGGACGGCCGAGCAGCGCGGTCTTGAACACCTTCACCGCCGGGCCGAGCGCGGCCTCTTCGACCCCCGTGTTCAGGGCCGCGACCGCGAGCAGGTCCCAGAGCGCCTGCCGCACCGGGTCCCGCTGGCCGTGCGCCGCCAGCCAGCTCCCGAACGTCACCGTGTCGAGAGCCGGATCGGCCGGGTCGAGCCTGCTCAGCGCGAGCGAGCCGCGCAGGGCCTGGAGCCGGTCGCCCGGCCCGAGCAGGCGGTATCGCGCGAGCGCGGGCACGAAGTGGAGCGGGCCGGGCAGCGCGGCGCGGCGCAGCCGCCCCGACCGGCCCGCCGCGCCGAGCACCCGCACGTCGAAGCGGCGCTGCAGGTCGATGAGCGCGCTGCCGCCGAGCCGTTCCAGGAGCCCCCGGTACGCCGTGCAGCAGCGCAGGAAGACGTGCTGGCCGTTGTCCACGGTCAGCCCGCCGCGCCGGAAGGAGTAGGTGGCGCCGCCCAGCCTCGGGCGGGCCTCGTACAGCGTCACGGGGCAGCCGGCCTCCGCGAGGGCGAGGGCGGCCGTGATGCCGGCCAGGCCGCCGCCGACCACCGCCACCGGCGCGATCGTCATCACAGGGGCAGCCCTCTCATGCCGACGGCAGTCGTCGCAGGCCCGCGTCGGGCCGGCTCATGGTCATGAGGACACGCGCCCACGCCCCGAGCAGGCGTGTGCGGCGTGGCCGGACGGCGCGGCCCAGGACGTCGTAGCGGGCGCCTCTCAGCGCGGCCAGCGTCGCGTGGCCGCCCGCGACGTAGCCCGCGACCGCCGTACGGGCGAAGCCGGACAACGTGGCGACGATCGCCTCCCCTTCGGTCAGCATCGTCCCGGCGCGTGCGGCCTGCACGGCCACCACCTCGCGCAGCCGCGGTGAGGTGGCCGCCGCCGCGAGGTCGCCGACCGGGCAGCCCGCCCGGCGCAGGTCCTCCTGCGGCAGGTAGACGCGGCCGCGCCGGTGGTCCTCGCCGACGTCCTGGCAGTGCTCGATGATCTGCAACGCCGAGCACACCTTGTCGGACAGCGCCAACCGGGGGCCGCTGACCTCGCCGAACACGTGCAGGACGAGATGGCCGACCGGGTTGGCCGACAGCTCGCAGTAGCCCAGGAGCCCGTCGAAGGTCTCGTAGCGGGTGACCGTCTGGTCGCGCCGGTTGGCCTCGATCAGGCGGCGGAACGGCTCGGCCGGGATCGAGCACTCCTGGACGGTACGGGCCAGCGCGCGGACCGGGCGGAGCAGTGGCGGGTGGCCGTCGTACAGCCGGGCGAGGTCGGCCTCGACCTCGTCCAGCAGTCTCAGGCGGTCGCCGGGGCGTTCCTCGTCGCCGATGTCGTCCACCGTGCGCGCGAAGCCGTACAGAGCCATGAGGTGGTCGCGGTGCCGGCGCGGCAGCAGCCGGGAGGCCACCGGGAAGTTCTCCCGGCGCGCCTTTTCCGCCGGCTCCCGCGAATGGCATCTCTCTGACCGCACGACAGGGAAATTATCCGGCGTCGGGGAACGCAAACATGACGGCATTCTGTTGTCCGGCTATTTGCTCGGAATTTACTCCCGGGGCCGGGCCTGGAAAACGCCGTTTGATTTCCTGGGAAAAGGGGGAGTGGCCGTTATGGAAAGGCGATGCCGTGCTCGCGCAGCGGGCCCACGCGCAGGCCCATGACCCGGCAGC
This region includes:
- the hpnE gene encoding hydroxysqualene dehydroxylase HpnE, with product MTIAPVAVVGGGLAGITAALALAEAGCPVTLYEARPRLGGATYSFRRGGLTVDNGQHVFLRCCTAYRGLLERLGGSALIDLQRRFDVRVLGAAGRSGRLRRAALPGPLHFVPALARYRLLGPGDRLQALRGSLALSRLDPADPALDTVTFGSWLAAHGQRDPVRQALWDLLAVAALNTGVEEAALGPAVKVFKTALLGRPDAADLGIPLVPLGELHDSAARAAIARCGGAVRLSAKVTAIEPGPAVVVDGVRVRASAVVVATRHEQAAKLVPVEAAPGRDGWSRLDASPIINVHAVYDRPVMRAPFVAVTGSPVQWVFDKTRVAGLGEGQYLTVSVSVADTWIDRPTAELRETFVPALRSVFPAAREARMTDFFVTRERRATFRQGPGSGALRPGSATRWPGLYLAGAWTDTGWPDTMEGAVRSGLHAARLVRHHVRDQESVS
- the hpnC gene encoding squalene synthase HpnC, producing MRSERCHSREPAEKARRENFPVASRLLPRRHRDHLMALYGFARTVDDIGDEERPGDRLRLLDEVEADLARLYDGHPPLLRPVRALARTVQECSIPAEPFRRLIEANRRDQTVTRYETFDGLLGYCELSANPVGHLVLHVFGEVSGPRLALSDKVCSALQIIEHCQDVGEDHRRGRVYLPQEDLRRAGCPVGDLAAAATSPRLREVVAVQAARAGTMLTEGEAIVATLSGFARTAVAGYVAGGHATLAALRGARYDVLGRAVRPRRTRLLGAWARVLMTMSRPDAGLRRLPSA